The following coding sequences lie in one Spinacia oleracea cultivar Varoflay chromosome 1, BTI_SOV_V1, whole genome shotgun sequence genomic window:
- the LOC110802851 gene encoding uncharacterized protein, which translates to MESTQASSLIELMEKEKEAALVNNNCVSLVDPFLVEALQNPRHRLTILRMELDIQKFLQNPDQVQFEFQHFPTSYLRLAAHRVAQHYGLQTMVLDTLIDGAGTKIMVIKTAESKYPSVCLSDIPRQSDSNKHDQVKIAIRRRPSGTSSGDAGDGLKQNSVRSVEERKEEYDKARARIFSSPNSPVSDDAMSQVSADGKGLYPSKDESQNFVNDLDKNISVRDVGNSSRVAAIFKDREKDRYDPDYDRSYDRYVKSFPTGQRFMPPFNMPKFQPAFVQYDAGFHQMSQIPRTQTALNYGPPSDPSMNHYCAIGLNQTSRDAVYMQWPSPAMMYAHSYDQFRHSVFQAPFCQQPLSFDYSQNL; encoded by the exons ATGGAATCAACTCAAGCTTCGTCGTTAATTGAATTGATGGAGAAGGAAAAGGAGGCGGCGTTGGTCAACAACAATTGCGTTTCGTTGGTCGACCCTTTTCTCGTTGAAGCTCTTCAAAACCCTCGTCATCGTTTAACCA TTCTGCGAATGGAGCTCGATATTCAGAAATTCTTGCAGAATCCTGATCAAGTGCAGTTTGAGTTCCAACATTTTCCTACTTCCTATTTACGGCTTGCAGCACACAGGGTTGCTCAACATTATGGTCTGCAGACTATGGTGTTGGACACTCTCATTGATGGGGCAGGAACCAAAATTATGGTTATAAAAACAGCTGAGAGCAAGTACCCATCTGTTTGTTTATCAGACATACCTAGGCAGTCAGATAGCAACAAACATGATCAGGTCAAAATAGCTATCAGGCGTAGGCCTAGTGGAACATCTTCTGGTGATGCAGGAGACGGTCTTAAACAGAACTCTGTACGGAGTGTAGAGGAGAGGAAAGAGGAATATGATAAGGCAAGAGCTCGGATCTTTAGCAGCCCAAACAGTCCTGTGTCAGATGATGCAATGTCTCAGGTCTCAGCAGATGGAAAAGGTTTGTATCCCAGCAAGGATGAAAGCCAAAACTTTGTTAATGATTTGGATAAGAACATCAGTGTCAGGGATGTAGGAAATTCTTCTCGTGTTGCTGCCATCTTCAAAGATAGAGAAAAAGATAGATATGATCCAGACTATGACCGTAGTTATGACAG GTATGTTAAGAGCTTTCCTACAGGGCAGAGGTTTATGCCTCCTTTCAACATGCCCAAGTTTCAGCCAGCGTTTGTGCAGTATGATGCGGGTTTTCATCAGATGAGTCAGATTCCCAGAACACAAACTGCCCTCAACTATGGTCCTCCATCAGACCCAAGCATGAATCATTATTGTGCCATTGGATTGAATCAAACTTCCAGAGATGCGGTATATATGCAGTGGCCTAGTCCTGCTATGATGTACGCACACTCATATGATCAATTCAGGCATTCTGTTTTCCAG GCTCCTTTCTGTCAGCAGCCTCTCAGCTTCGACTACTCACAAAACCTTTGA
- the LOC110802850 gene encoding transcription factor MYBC1 produces the protein MREEDSNWFSRWDEDLPSPDELISISQTLITPDLASAFDIHSPRSNGNTPISILHHHSASSPQLLSHYHHHGQQQQSSSAPQQPPPQPNSSEFDSSSAELGGGGGGGGGGATSGGGADEPARTLKRPRLVWTPQLHKRFVDAVAHLGIKNAVPKTIMQLMSVDGLTRENVASHLQKYRLYLKRMQGLNNGGGGGGGGVAGGPNGGLTGSGDAATDHLFASSPVPAHFLHQNGPGGGGGGRPNSDHFMPYMPVAALNHHQMAAAVAGHQQIQAQYQHHHHRQMGHFGSAQGNGQFDHPFLSRQAHLGPTRNGMMQSNSGFVEDVESGTANNGGRKVLTLFPTGED, from the coding sequence atgagggAAGAAGACTCAAATTGGTTTTCAAGGTGGGATGAGGATCTTCCATCCCCTGATGAGCTAATTTCTATATCTCAAACGCTGATTACCCCCGATCTTGCCTCGGCTTTCGATATCCACAGCCCCCGGAGCAACGGGAACACCCCTATATCCATCCTTCACCACCATTCGGCGTCGTCGCCGCAGCTGCTAAGTCATTACCATCACCATGGACAGCAGCAGCAGAGCAGCTCAGCGCCCCAACAGCCCCCTCCCCAGCCCAATTCATCTGAGTTTGACTCATCCTCAGCCGAGTTGGgcgggggtggtggtggtggaggcggCGGGGCCACTTCAGGGGGTGGGGCCGACGAGCCAGCGAGGACCCTGAAGAGGCCCCGCCTCGTGTGGACCCCACAGCTCCACAAGAGATTCGTGGATGCTGTGGCCCACTTGGGTATCAAGAATGCTGTACCCAAGACTATAATGCAGCTGATGAGCGTGGATGGGCTGACGAGGGAGAATGTTGCCAGTCATCTTCAGAAATATCGCCTTTATCTGAAAAGGATGCAAGGGCTCAACAATGGTGGAGGAGGCGGAGGTGGAGGTGTTGCTGGTGGGCCTAACGGTGGTCTTACAGGATCAGGTGACGCTGCCACAGATCATTTGTTCGCCAGCTCACCAGTGCCAGCCCATTTCTTACACCAGAATGGACCCGGAGGAGGTGGTGGCGGGAGGCCCAATTCAGACCATTTTATGCCTTATATGCCTGTGGCGGCTCTCAACCACCATCAGATGGCAGCAGCAGTGGCAGGCCACCAGCAGATTCAAGCCCAAtaccaacatcatcatcacaGGCAGATGGGCCATTTCGGGTCTGCCCAAGGTAATGGGCAGTTTGACCACCCATTTTTATCAAGGCAAGCCCATTTGGGCCCAACCAGGAATGGGATGATGCAGAGTAATTCTGGGTTTGTGGAAGATGTGGAGTCTGGTACAGCCAACAATGGTGGCAGGAAAGTCCTCACTCTCTTTCCTACTGGGGAggattag